CGAACCCTCGTTTGCAACCGTCTATATGCCGTCCTCCCGCGATCCCCGCGTTCTGGTAGCGGAGCCAGCAGGAGTCGACGGGTCGGACGGCGCCGCAGTCGTCGCCGAGATCAAACAACGGTCTGGGTTCACGGCGCTGTTGAAGCGCGAGACGGTGGCGACGGAGTACCTCCGCGAACTCGGGCCGACGATAGACTGCGTCGTCTGTGTCTCACTGCCTGGCGAGCGGGTGGAGGCGCTCACCGCGGCCGCCGGCGAGGTGCCGGTGATCGTGTACGGCGACGAGATACCGCCGGTGCCAGTCGACGAAGTGGTCGCCAACGACGGGGGGATGGACGTGCTCGTCGAGCGGATCACCGAGCGGATCGAGCGCCGCCGCGAGCGGGACGCGCTCGCGGAGGCCAACGCGAAGCTGTCGGCGCTCAACGAGTACACCCGCGAGCTGACCGGCTGTCGGTCCGTCGACGACGTGAGCGACACCGCCGTCGACGCCGTCACCAACGCGCTCGGCCACGGACGAGTCGTGCTCGCGATGCTCGACGGAGACGTGTTCTACCCGTACGGGCACACGCTCCCGAGCGAACCGGAGGTGAAGATCGACATCGACGAGGGGATCGTGGGGCGGACGTTCGAGACCGGCGAGACGCAGATCATCGACGACTACGACGACGACCCCGACAAGGTCCGCGACGTGCCGGCGGTCGGCTCCGCGGTGAGCGTGCCGCTCGGCGACCACGGTGTCCTCCAAGTGACCGCAGACCGGAAGCACGCCTTCGACCGACAGGACGCGGAGTTCCTCGAAATCGTCGCCTCCCACGCCGCAGAGGCGCTGTCGCGGCTCGAACGCGAGACGGACCTGCGCGTCGAGCGCGACCGACTCCACGCCTTCTTCGAGGGGCTCGGTGCCCCGGCGGTGTACGTCGAGTCGTCCGACGGCGAGGAGCCGGTGTTGCTGGAGGCGAACTCGGCGTACCGAGAGACGTTCGGCGACGAGCACGTCGGGGAGCCCGTCAGCGACGCCTTCCCGACGGAGACGGAGCGGACGCTGTTCGCCGAACACCTCGTCGACGGGGACATCGTCCGTGAGCCGATCTGTCGGGAGACCGCCGACGGGCGGGTCGTCGACCTCGAGGTCGGGATGGTTCCGGTGCCGACCACGGGGCTGGACGCGGCCGCCTTCGGGCTGTACGTCGTCGACGTGGAGTTGCCGTAGCCTGCGGCGTCGCCATCGCGGTCGCGGTCGACGCTCCCGCCGTCCGGCGTCCACCACGGGCCTTCACGGTCGTCCGTTAAAGTCAACACCGGCGGCGTCCAACGCGACCCATGAGCACACAGGAGCGCGAGGAGGGCCGGCAGATCCGCTGCCTCATCGCCAAGGTGGGACTCGACGGCCACGACCGCGGCGCACACGTCATCTCGCGGGCGTTCCGCGACGCCGGCTTCGAGGTCATCTACTCCGGGCTCCATCGCGCGCCCGACGAGATCGTGCAGGCGGCCGTCCAGGAGGACGTCGACGTCCTCGGCATCTCCATCCTCTCGGGGGCGCACAACACGCTCGTCCCCAAGATCGTCACCGGCCTGGAGGAGTACGACGCCTTCGAGGACACCCTGATCCTCGTGGGCGGGATCATCCCCGACGACGACCGCGAGGACCTCCTCGACATGGGCGTCGCCGCCGTGTTCGGCCCGGGCACGCCGATGGAGGACACCATCGAGTTCGTCCGCGAGAACGTCCACGACCGCGAGTGATGACGGCCGCAGAGTCGACGGAGTCGGACCTGGTCGCAGAGCTGTTGGACGGCAAACATCGGGCGCTGGCGCGGGTGATCACGAAGATCGAGAACCGCTCGACGGGCTACCGCGACATCGTCTCGCAACTCCACACCCACACGGGCCACGCCGACGTGATCGGGATCACAGGGAGCCCCGGCGCAGGCAAGTCGACGCTCGTCGACAAACTGGCGAAGACGTACCGCGACCGCGGCGACACCGTCGGCGTCATCGCTGTCGACCCCTCCTCGCCGTACACGGGCGGGGCGGTGCTGGGTGACCGCATTCGGATGGCCTCGAACGTCGGCGACATGGACGTGTTCTTCCGGTCGATGAGCGCCCGCGGCACCCTCGGCGGGCTGTCGACAGCCACGTCGGACGCCGTGAAGGCGCTCGACGCGTTCGGCAAGGACAAGGTGATCATCGAGACGGTCGGCGCCGGCCAAAACGAGGTCGACATCGTCCGCACCGCCGACACCGTCTGCGTGCTCGTCCAGCCCGGGTCGGGCGACGACGTGCAAATGCTGAAGGCGGGCATCCTCGAAATCGGCGACGTGTTCGTCGTCAACAAAGCCGACATGGACGGCGCCGAGCGCACCGTCGCCGAGTTGGAGGAGATGATCCACATGCGCCAGAACCCCGCGGCGGGGCTCGACACCGGTCACCATGGCCCCGTCGACGAGGCGGAGATGGCGCAGGTCGCCATCGACGACCCCGACGAGGAGGCGTGGGACCCCGAGGTCGTCCAGACGGTCGCGACAGGCGGCGAGGGCGTCGACGAGTTGATCGACACGCTCGCGGCGCACGCCGAGTGGCTCCACGAGACGGGGCACATCGAGGACAAAGCGCGCGGGCGCTACGCCGAGGAGATCCGACAGCTGATCCGCTCGGACACCGCGGCACTGCTGGAAGACGTGATCGACGCTCGCGGCGGCATCGACGCCCTCGCCGACGACGTGCTCGCGAAGGAGACGGACCCGTACACGGTCGCCGACGAGTTGGTCGGCCCCGTTCGCGACTGCGTCGACGAGGAGTTGACGCGGTGAGGTCGGCCCGGCGCTCCGACGCCCGTTCGAAGCGCTGAGGAGCCGGGCACGCCGCGAAACGGTCGATTATTCCGTTCTGTCCCGCGGTCGCGACGAGACGGCGAGCGTGAGCTTCCGCAGACGTAGGCTGCGCGATACGGCACGCAGGGGCGTCGTACCCAGAGTACGCGCCCGGTAGAAATACGCGGGCCGTGTGAACGTGCGGGGGCATGGCGACAGACAACGACGGCGACGCAGAAACCGACGGATCGACTGACGAAGGCGGGCTGATCCCGGCGTCCTCGCGGCGACGGCTGTTGAAGATCGGCGGTGCCGGCGCCGTGGCGGCGGCGTTCGGGGGTGCGGGGATGGCGGCGGCCCAGCAGGAAGACGACGATGAGGACGACGGGGAGGGTGACGACGGCGAGGAGGACGACGGCGCCACCGGCGGCGGGAGCGAGTCGGTGTTGGACGACCTCGTCGACCCCACGTTCGGCTACCCGCTCGCCGCCGACGAGTCGGACGGCGTCTCCGTCGAGCGCGTCGTCGACGTGACCGAGACGGACGGAGAGGGAGCACACGCCGACTTCCCGTCGGAGCCGTCCGGCGAGGCGCCGGGCGCGTTCGAGGAGGTGCCCGCCGAGTTCTACTTCGACCCGGTCGGACTGGCGGTCGAACCGGGCACACTCGTCCAGTTCCGCGTGCTGGAGGGGCTCCACACGGTGACCGCGTTCACCGAACTCGCCGAGCCGGCGCTCGGACTCCCGCGCCGTGTTCCCGAGGACTCGCCGCCGTTCACCTCGCCCCCGTTGACCCCCGACCAGTCGTGGGTGTACCAGTTCGAGGAGTCGGGCGTGTACGACTACTTCTGTTTCCCCCACCTCGGACTGGGGATGGTGGCCCGGATCGTCGTGTACGACCCGGAGGACGACGACCTCGCCGACGACGCGTTCGCAGTCGAGGCGGACGACTCGCTGTTCCCCAACGACCGGCGGGTGCTCGCGAGCGAGGAACTGGTCCCCGAGAACGTCGTCGACGCCGGCGAGGTCGCCTGGGCGGACCTGACCATCGAGGGGGCCGAGGAGTCGGGGACGCCCGACGAAGCCGAGGCGGAGACGGAGACTGGGGAAGCGGAAACCGAGGAAGCGGAGACGGAGACTGGGGAAGCGGAGACGGAGACCGATGAATCGGAGACGGAGACCGAGCCGGAGGAGTCGTAGGTCGCTACGGGGCACGCCCTGAGCGCGGCGACGCGCTCAGACGTACGTGAACCACTCCTCGTGGTCGTCGGTGCGACGCTCCACGAGGTCAAAGAACGCGGTCTGGAGTTCCTCGGTGATCGGGCCGCGCGAGCCGTTGCCGATTTCGACGTTGTCCACCTGCCGGATCGGCGTGACCTCCGCGGCCGAGCCGGTGAAGAACAGTTCGTCGGCGGTGTTCAACTCGCCGCGCGAGATGCTCACGTTGTCGTGGACGGTGTAGCCGCGCTCGCGCGCCAGTTCGATCACGGTGTTGCGCGTGATGCCGTCGAGGATGGACTCCGAGAGCCCGGGCGTGAACAGTTCGCCGTCGCGCACGAGGAAGATGTTCTCGCCGGGGCCTTCCGCGACGTTGCCCTCCTTGTTGAGGACGATCGCCTCTTTGTAGCCGTTGCGCCGCGCCTCCTCGCCCGCCAGCAGGGAGTTGACGTACAGCCCCGTCGTCTTCGCGTTCGTCGGAATCTGCGAGGAGGAGTGCTTGCGCCACGAGGAGACCATCGCCTTGATGCCGTTCTCCAGTGCGTCGTCGCCGAGGTACGCGCCCCACGGCCACGCCGCGATGGCGACGTCGGTCGGGCAGTCGCCCGGCGACACGCCGAGGCTGTTGTAGCCGTAGTAGGCGATGGGGCGCACGTACGCGCTGTCGAGGTCGTTGCGGCGGATGACCTCCATCGTCGCCTCGGTGATCTCCTCGCGCGTGTACGGGATCTCCATGTCGTACGGCTTCGTCGACTCGTAGAAGCGGTCGAGGTGCTCCTCCCAGCGGAACACCGCCGTCCCTTCCTCGGTGTCGTACGCGCGAACGCCCTCGAAGACGCCCGTGCCGTAGTGCAGTCCGTGTGTGAGGACGTGAGTCGTCGCGTCCTCCCAGTCGACGTACTCGCCGTTGTGCCAGATGGTGTCGACGTCCATCTCCGCGAAGCCAGCCATACGCGGTCGCAGGAATTGCCGGACAATAAAGACCCCAGAAAAAGCCCGGGGGCGCGACGGCGACTCGGCGGGGTGGGGCGAAGCCGACGGTCTGCGACCGTCCGCTCCGCGTCGTGCCAAGTCGCTGACCAACATCGACGACCGTGAATAATATAGTCGCTCCGTTTAATTACCTTCAGAAATTACGACCGGCAGATGACCACGGAAACCCCTCGGACGTATGACGACTTCGAGGCGGACCGGCTGCCGAGCGCGTGGGAGGCGCTCGTCCCCATGCTCGCGGTGGTCCTGTCGCTCGGGGTCGGCTCCGGCCTGCTCGGATTGGCGCCGCACGCCCCGTTGGTGTGGAGTATCGCCTTCGTCGGACTGTTCGCGCGGTACCGCCTCGGCTACGACTGGGAGGCCGTGTACGACGCCGCGGAGGGTGGCCTCCGGATGGGGATCCAGGCGATCTTGATCCTGTTCGTCATCTACGGACTGATCTCGACGTGGACCGCCGCCGGCACCATCCCCGGGCTGATGTACTACGGACTCGGCCTGCTCTCGCCGGTGGTGTTCCTCCCGGTGACGGCGGTGCTCGCGGCGGTCGTCGCGTTCGCCATCGGCTCGTCGTGGACGACCGTCGGGACGCTGGGCGTCGCGTTCATCGGCATCGGGAACGGCCTCGGCGTCGCCGCACCGATGACCGCCGGCGCCATCGTCTCGGGTGCCTACGCGGGCGACAAGCAGAGCCCCCTGTCTGACACGACGAACCTCGCGGCCGCCGTCACCGGCACCGACCTGTACGACCACATCCGCGCGATGCGCCTCGGCACCGCGATCGCCATCGGGCTGTCGATCCTCGGGTACGCTGTCCTCGGACTGTTCGCGGTGACAGGGACCGGCGGAGACACCTCGGCGATCACGGCGCCGCTGGCGTCGACGTACGCGATCACCCCGCTCGTGTTCCTCCCCCTGCTGGTCACGTTCGGGCTGTCGATCCGCGGCTACCCCGCCCTGCCGTCGCTGCTGGCCGGCGTGTTCGCCGGCGCTGGCACCGCCGTGTTCGTCCAGGGGACGGCGTTCACGGCGACGTGGGACGCCTTCCTCAACGGCACCGCCCCCGAGACGGGGAGCGAACTGGTGAATGGCCTGCTCGCGACCGGCGGCGTCGCCGGCTCCGGCTGGACCATCGCGACCGTCGTCGCGGCGCTCGCGCTCGGCGGGCTGTTGGAGGGGACGGGCGTGCTCGCGACGCTGGCGAACCGGCTCGCCGACGTGGTGTGGTCCCGGCGCTCGCTCGTCGCCGGCACCGGCGTCGCCGCGCTCGCGACGAACGGGTTCACCGCGCAGCAGTACATGAGCATCGTCCTCCCCGGGGTGAGCCTCCGGACGCTGTACGACGACTACGATCTCGACTCGAGCGACCTCTCACGGGCGGTCGAGGCGGCTGGCACCCCGTCGAGTCCGCTGTTCCCGTGGAACGCCGGCGCCGTGTTCATGGCCGGCGTGCTCGGGTTCGGCACCTCCTGGGACTTCGTGCTGTACTACTTCTTCGGCCCGCTGTCGATCCTCGTGCTGTTCGCGCTGACGCTGTCGGGGCGTGCGGCGTCGCCGGCCGCGGGGCCGTCCGCCGACGCCGCCCCCGCCGACGACTGACGCGCACCGCCGGCGGCGGGACCGACTCGACTGACGGCCCACTCACTCGGCCGCCAGCCACTCGTCGAACCGCCGTTTCCCGAGTGCGACGTACTCGTAGTCGAAGCCGAACACCTCGTGCGTGCAGGTGCCCGACCAGTCCGTCTCGCGCATCGCCGCGGCGAGGTCGTCGAACGGGTGGCCGCCGATGCCGATCGGGAGGTGTTCGTCGGCCCGCGACTCCCCGCGCCGGGTGTTGAGGTGGACGTGGTCGATCCGGTCGCCGTGCTCGCGAAGGAGCGCCGCCTGCCACGCGAGGTCGTAGCCGGCGACCATCGCGTGGCCGGTGTCGAGACACGCCGCGGCGTCGGTCTCCGCGAACAGCGCCGGGAAGTCGCCGGCGTCGAAGAACGGCCCCTTCACGTTCTCGACGACCAGCGAGAATCCCCGGTCGCTCGCGTACTCGTCGACGCGCCGGACCGACTCGAAGATTCGGTCCCGGATCTCCGGGCCGTCGAACTTCGCCGCGTTCGCCCGCGAGGTGGCGTGCATCACGCCCCGCTCGGCGCCGAACTCGAGCGCGGTGTCGATGGACGCCTCCAGTTCGCGGCACGCCCCCTCGCGAACGCCGGCGTGGACGCTCCCCGGGTCGACGCGGTACGGCAGGTGGACGAGCGGGTCGACGGGCGCGTCGGCGAACGCCGCCCGCACGTCGCCGGCGTCGACGTGCGAGCGCTCGAACGCGGCGTCCATGTTCAGTTCGACGTAGTCGAACCCCGAGTCGGCGGCGAACGACAACGCCGCATCGAGGTCGTGACCGGTCTCGACGGTGAAGCCTTGGCGGAGGGACACGACTGCCGCGTCGCCCACAGCCGAAGAAAAGCTGTCGCCGCGCCCTACCGCAGCGCCGCGACGAGGTCCTCCCCCTCGACGTACGGGAGGCCGTTGCGCCGCGCGTACTCTCGGGCCGCGTCGGTCGACAGCGCGCGACCCGTCTCGTCGTCGAGCATCTCACAGACGACGACAGCGGGCGCCTGCTCCGTCTCGGCGGCCATCGCGAGGCCGAGTTCGGTGTGGCCGAGGCGGTCGTCCAAGCCGCCGGGCGCGCCGCGGAGCACGTGGACGTGGCCGGGTGCGCGGAACTCCGCGGCGAAGTCGTCGGCGTCGTAGTCGACGCCGGCGTCGACGGTGGAGGCCATCGACGCCAACTCGGTGATCGTTCGCGCGCGGTCGTCGTCGGTGATGCCCGTGAACGTGTCGCGGTGGTTCACCGGCAGCGAGAACGACGAGCGGTCGTCGTACCCGAGGTCGTGACTCGCAGCGGCGGGGTGGTCGATCTGTGCTTCGAGGAACGGGAGGCCGACCGCGTCCGCGACGGCGTCGGAGACGGCGACACAGATCAAGCCGCCCGCGTCGTTGCGGAGGTGGGCGACCGCCTCCGGGGTGACCGCGCTCGCGGGGTAGACGATGTCCGTCTCCCCCTCGCGGTCGTCGAAGTCGTGCACCAACACCGGCTCGCCGGCGCGGAAGGCCGCGAGCGCGCGGTCGAGCCGCCCGGCCTGTCGACTCACGCCGACCCCCCCGGACCCGTCGCCTCGACGGGTTGTGCCGGCTCGTCGGCGCGCTCGGCGTCGGTGACCCGCACCGTGATGTCGTCGCCGTCGTCGAGCGCCAACTCCTCGCGGAGCTTCGCGGGCGCGATGAGTTCGAGTTGGTCCTCGTCGTGGTGGGTGCGTTCGGGGACGATGACGTGGACCGGCTCGAACGTCGCACCGTCGACGTCGACGACGGCGGCGTAGCACGTCGCCGGCCCGAACGTCCGCTCCTCGTCCTCCCAGCCGTCGATGGGGACGCCCTCGACGGAGTCGAGACCGGCGCGGGCGCGGACAGCCGCCTCGGTGAGCGAGACGTTCAGCGTGCCCGGGAACGGCTCGTAGCCGAGGCGCTCGACGAACTGCTCGTGGTAGCCCGACAGCTGGATGTAGTGGCGGCCCTCGCCCATCCCGGAGGTGACCGTCCCCGCGAGCGTGAGGCCCGCCTCTCCCTCGAACAGCCGTCGGTAGTCGGCGTACTCGGCGCGCAGGCGGCGCTCGCCGGGACCGGTGACGGTCACCCACTGGCCGTCGCCGACGACGTCGCGGTCGAGCAGGCCCGCCGCTTCGAGCCGCTGGAGGCGTCGCGAGGCGGTCTGGCTGGAGGCGTCGAGCCGCTCGCCGAGCGTCGAACAGGAGACCTTGACGGGTTCGCGCAGCCCGCCCTGGAGCGCGACCGTCTTCAACGCGGCCACCTCGTCGTGGCCGACGGCCGTCGTGTGAGAACTCATTATCTGGACTCCGTGTCCGCGACCCAAAAGCGTACCGAATACGGTATGCGTATCAGAAACGTGATGGTGTGTCACGCTGGCGTGACAGCTACCGTATCTGTGGCGCGAGCGCACCAAAAGGCGTCGGTCCCGGCGCGGTCAGCCGGTCCGTCGGTCCCAGCGCGGTCGGCGGTCGACCGGCGGGACCGGCCTGATGGCGACCACGGCGACCCGAGGCGGGACGGTTCGGAAACCCATTTATCGGCGGCGGCGGAAGCGACGCGCATGTTCAGACAGTTCCGGTCGGCCGTGGCGGCGGCGCTGGAAGACGCGCTCGCCGACCTCGGCTACCCGACCGACGACCTCGGCATCGAGGACCCGCCCGACGGCGTCGACGCGACGCTCGCCTCCAGCGTCGCCTTCCGACTCGCGGGCGAGGCGGGTGCCCCGCCGCCGCAGGTCGCCGGCGAGGTCGTCGACGCGGTCGACGTCGAGACGACCGAGTACCTCGCGCGCGTCGCCGCGAACGGCCCGTACGTGAACTTCTTCGTCGACGACGCCTACCTCGCGGACACGCTCGACGCCGCCCGCGACACGGAGTTTGGAAACCTCCCGCCCAACGGGGAGTCGGTCGTCGTCGAGCACACCTCCGCGAACCCGACCGGTCCCGTCCACGTCGGTCGCGCGCGCAACCCGATCATCGGCGACGCCGTCGCCAACGCCATCGAGTACGCCGGCTACGACGTCGACCGTCACTACTACGTCAACGACGCAGGGCGCCAGATGGCCGTGTTCACGTGGGCCTACGAGACGTTCGACGAGGCCGACCTGCCCGAGCCAGAGCGCGACACGCCCGACTACGACCTCGTCCGC
The DNA window shown above is from Halobaculum marinum and carries:
- the ribB gene encoding 3,4-dihydroxy-2-butanone-4-phosphate synthase, with the translated sequence MSRQAGRLDRALAAFRAGEPVLVHDFDDREGETDIVYPASAVTPEAVAHLRNDAGGLICVAVSDAVADAVGLPFLEAQIDHPAAASHDLGYDDRSSFSLPVNHRDTFTGITDDDRARTITELASMASTVDAGVDYDADDFAAEFRAPGHVHVLRGAPGGLDDRLGHTELGLAMAAETEQAPAVVVCEMLDDETGRALSTDAAREYARRNGLPYVEGEDLVAALR
- a CDS encoding cupredoxin domain-containing protein; this translates as MATDNDGDAETDGSTDEGGLIPASSRRRLLKIGGAGAVAAAFGGAGMAAAQQEDDDEDDGEGDDGEEDDGATGGGSESVLDDLVDPTFGYPLAADESDGVSVERVVDVTETDGEGAHADFPSEPSGEAPGAFEEVPAEFYFDPVGLAVEPGTLVQFRVLEGLHTVTAFTELAEPALGLPRRVPEDSPPFTSPPLTPDQSWVYQFEESGVYDYFCFPHLGLGMVARIVVYDPEDDDLADDAFAVEADDSLFPNDRRVLASEELVPENVVDAGEVAWADLTIEGAEESGTPDEAEAETETGEAETEEAETETGEAETETDESETETEPEES
- a CDS encoding GAF domain-containing protein, with the translated sequence MPSSRDPRVLVAEPAGVDGSDGAAVVAEIKQRSGFTALLKRETVATEYLRELGPTIDCVVCVSLPGERVEALTAAAGEVPVIVYGDEIPPVPVDEVVANDGGMDVLVERITERIERRRERDALAEANAKLSALNEYTRELTGCRSVDDVSDTAVDAVTNALGHGRVVLAMLDGDVFYPYGHTLPSEPEVKIDIDEGIVGRTFETGETQIIDDYDDDPDKVRDVPAVGSAVSVPLGDHGVLQVTADRKHAFDRQDAEFLEIVASHAAEALSRLERETDLRVERDRLHAFFEGLGAPAVYVESSDGEEPVLLEANSAYRETFGDEHVGEPVSDAFPTETERTLFAEHLVDGDIVREPICRETADGRVVDLEVGMVPVPTTGLDAAAFGLYVVDVELP
- a CDS encoding DUF120 domain-containing protein, whose translation is MSSHTTAVGHDEVAALKTVALQGGLREPVKVSCSTLGERLDASSQTASRRLQRLEAAGLLDRDVVGDGQWVTVTGPGERRLRAEYADYRRLFEGEAGLTLAGTVTSGMGEGRHYIQLSGYHEQFVERLGYEPFPGTLNVSLTEAAVRARAGLDSVEGVPIDGWEDEERTFGPATCYAAVVDVDGATFEPVHVIVPERTHHDEDQLELIAPAKLREELALDDGDDITVRVTDAERADEPAQPVEATGPGGSA
- the meaB gene encoding methylmalonyl Co-A mutase-associated GTPase MeaB, producing MTAAESTESDLVAELLDGKHRALARVITKIENRSTGYRDIVSQLHTHTGHADVIGITGSPGAGKSTLVDKLAKTYRDRGDTVGVIAVDPSSPYTGGAVLGDRIRMASNVGDMDVFFRSMSARGTLGGLSTATSDAVKALDAFGKDKVIIETVGAGQNEVDIVRTADTVCVLVQPGSGDDVQMLKAGILEIGDVFVVNKADMDGAERTVAELEEMIHMRQNPAAGLDTGHHGPVDEAEMAQVAIDDPDEEAWDPEVVQTVATGGEGVDELIDTLAAHAEWLHETGHIEDKARGRYAEEIRQLIRSDTAALLEDVIDARGGIDALADDVLAKETDPYTVADELVGPVRDCVDEELTR
- a CDS encoding branched-chain amino acid transaminase, which encodes MAGFAEMDVDTIWHNGEYVDWEDATTHVLTHGLHYGTGVFEGVRAYDTEEGTAVFRWEEHLDRFYESTKPYDMEIPYTREEITEATMEVIRRNDLDSAYVRPIAYYGYNSLGVSPGDCPTDVAIAAWPWGAYLGDDALENGIKAMVSSWRKHSSSQIPTNAKTTGLYVNSLLAGEEARRNGYKEAIVLNKEGNVAEGPGENIFLVRDGELFTPGLSESILDGITRNTVIELARERGYTVHDNVSISRGELNTADELFFTGSAAEVTPIRQVDNVEIGNGSRGPITEELQTAFFDLVERRTDDHEEWFTYV
- a CDS encoding Na+/H+ antiporter NhaC family protein; amino-acid sequence: MTTETPRTYDDFEADRLPSAWEALVPMLAVVLSLGVGSGLLGLAPHAPLVWSIAFVGLFARYRLGYDWEAVYDAAEGGLRMGIQAILILFVIYGLISTWTAAGTIPGLMYYGLGLLSPVVFLPVTAVLAAVVAFAIGSSWTTVGTLGVAFIGIGNGLGVAAPMTAGAIVSGAYAGDKQSPLSDTTNLAAAVTGTDLYDHIRAMRLGTAIAIGLSILGYAVLGLFAVTGTGGDTSAITAPLASTYAITPLVFLPLLVTFGLSIRGYPALPSLLAGVFAGAGTAVFVQGTAFTATWDAFLNGTAPETGSELVNGLLATGGVAGSGWTIATVVAALALGGLLEGTGVLATLANRLADVVWSRRSLVAGTGVAALATNGFTAQQYMSIVLPGVSLRTLYDDYDLDSSDLSRAVEAAGTPSSPLFPWNAGAVFMAGVLGFGTSWDFVLYYFFGPLSILVLFALTLSGRAASPAAGPSADAAPADD
- a CDS encoding sugar phosphate isomerase/epimerase family protein encodes the protein MSLRQGFTVETGHDLDAALSFAADSGFDYVELNMDAAFERSHVDAGDVRAAFADAPVDPLVHLPYRVDPGSVHAGVREGACRELEASIDTALEFGAERGVMHATSRANAAKFDGPEIRDRIFESVRRVDEYASDRGFSLVVENVKGPFFDAGDFPALFAETDAAACLDTGHAMVAGYDLAWQAALLREHGDRIDHVHLNTRRGESRADEHLPIGIGGHPFDDLAAAMRETDWSGTCTHEVFGFDYEYVALGKRRFDEWLAAE
- a CDS encoding cobalamin B12-binding domain-containing protein, producing the protein MSTQEREEGRQIRCLIAKVGLDGHDRGAHVISRAFRDAGFEVIYSGLHRAPDEIVQAAVQEDVDVLGISILSGAHNTLVPKIVTGLEEYDAFEDTLILVGGIIPDDDREDLLDMGVAAVFGPGTPMEDTIEFVRENVHDRE